In the Pleuronectes platessa chromosome 8, fPlePla1.1, whole genome shotgun sequence genome, one interval contains:
- the zgc:92242 gene encoding SH2 domain-containing protein 4A: protein MLAKILEDMWVEPEVLEALNEEQKRILFLKMREEQVRRWRAQVEKEEREESERGGSNNSRPKKASSKHVQWLLGRDGDVSVIVIGEVEEFRSSKLLQSLRNNRLYSDNMNGIQTVNLLSGREARELGFKEETKRPLADVSDYPASPNEHSSEEDVESCSADDDLKDPAEDSDSESGSSSDNPSDCYPLYRPYVSHHGNQPLLKAGLSDPERADPQDRGIGCHEETQSGNRGRVAQLRKAFTDDRHSTTPAYSKPPIPCKPAHLQMRSTPLIH, encoded by the exons ATGCTGGCTAAAATCCTCGAGGATATGTGGGTGGAGCCGGAGGTGCTGGAGGCCCTCAacgaggagcagaagaggatCCTGTTCCTGAAGATGAGAGAGGAGCAGGTGCGCCGCTGGAGAGCgcaggtggagaaggaggagagggaggaaagtgaaagaggaggcagcaacaacagcaggccAAAGAAAG cttCCAGTAAACATGTTCAATGGCTGCTCGGACGGGACGGAGATGTGAGCGTCATTGTAATCGGAGAAGTGGAAGAGTTCAGGTCCTCCAAACTGCTCCAGAGCCTCAGGAACAACAG ACTCTACAGCGATAATATGAATGGCATCCAGACAGTGAACTTGCTGTCAGGAAGAGAGGCCAGAGAGCTCGGCTTTAAGGAAGAAACCAAGCGGCCCCTCGCAGATGTTAGC GATTACCCAGCTTCACCGAACGAGCACTCGTCTGAGGAGGACGTGGAATCCTGCAGCGCAGATGACGACCTGAAGGACCCTGCGGAGGACAGCGACAGTGAATCAGGCAGCAGCTCAGACAATCCCAGCGACTGCTATCCTCTCTACAGGCCCTATGTGagtcaccatggcaaccagcCGCTGCTCAAAGCCGGGCTGTCAGACCCAGAGAGAGCCGACCCCCAAGACAGAG gAATTGGGTGTCATGAAGAGACACAGTCTGGCAACAGAGGTCGCGTAGCGCAGCTCAGGAAGGCCTTCACAGATGATCGCCACAGCACAACACCCGCCTACAGCAAACCTCCTATACCTTGCAAACCTGCTCATCTACAGATGAGAAGCACACCGCTGATCCATTAG